AAAAAAATTATGTAACAGAATCAGAATCGCATCTGCAAGACTCGAACATCGGTCTTCAGGATTCTAGTTCGAGATTATATAAGAGAGCAATTAtggaaaacattaaaatttcagCGAAGATGAAAAGATTCTCTTTAAAAACATTTGTTATCAAAATTGATGACCATTAACGGCTAATATTCTAGGATTGCGTATACCATCGACCCCTACATTTTCCGTTGAACTTCGTCCAAAAAGCGGACTTCGGTCGTAATCTCCTCTTGCATATCCTAGATTAATTACCTGATTGAGTTGCCGGAGATTCTTCGTCTCCTTGACCTGGACTCAATATAGCTTCTTTAATTTGACTGTTTACACCCTTTGGATCTAGATCTGTCGCCCAACTAAAGTACATTAGCGCAAGATGTGTATTACCCAACTTTTTATgcacctaaacaaaaaatgaacataAATAAAGAAATGCCAAACATGCAACatgatgtaaataaataataataatttttacttttcctATCGAATAATAGACTAGAGACTCTTTgggtacaatatttttcaactcCTCGAATTCCCTAAGCGCTTCTGCGTGTCGACCAATTGAGAAATTAATACTTGCACGATGAAATTTGCATAATGTATTGTTGTGATCGTTTGCGATCGCAGTATTTAAAGTCTTTAAAGCTTGATCAGTTTTCTTTAGTGCATGTTGCACAACACCGATATGACACATTATCGCAGAATTCTGCGGATTAATTTGCAATGCACGTTTGAAATGCAATTCCGCCAGGCTATATTGCTCCTGCTTGGAGAATATTGTTCCTAAACCAAACCTACAAAACAAAAatcataaattgtaattatcccAATCAATTGTGCTACTCAAACCAATAGATTCATTTCtgagtttttaatattttagatgGCTGTGgtcaatatttctttaaaactcTAATAAAATCTATACATTTGGTTTAAAAAGACTTACCATGCATTATAATGCCTAGAATCAAGCCTAATGGCGTTACGAAATGCAGTGATGGCCTTATCCAATTCTTCTGTCATAACATATTCATGACCAAGAAGTGTATAGGCATATGGAAAATTGGGATCTAcctataaatttttcaaacatgCAACTTTCATTCTAGTTatagataaatttaataaagtgaAGATTAGAATAAATACCCAACATACCTGAATAGCTCTTTGAAAGAATTTAATTGCTGTTTCATGTTCTGTTTGTGCAGAAAATAGGTTTCCAGTAGCGCACCAAGCAGCTGGGGAATTGCGATCTTCGGAAACAAGTTCTTGTGCAAGAGTAGAGAGCTGTACTTCAGCATGCAAATGCCATAAAACGGTACTATAAATTTCCATAAGTTCAGTCCTTTGAGGTTCCAGTTGTCTCACTTCTGCAAAATAACTATATACCAACGaatgttaaattataatttcatagaaatcaatttatttaaatttaaattaataaatacaagtTTACTGGACTTTTACCTAGCAGCTTTTTTATAATCTATCATCTCAAAATGTGCACGAGCTAACATTGATAACACCCATCCTGTGTTATAATGTCGTGCTGGGAGAATACTTAATATTTCATCGGCTTGGGTACAATTAAATTGACTTAAATGTTGATATGCCAATCCTAATTCACGTAGCAGTGACATTAAACCCTCTAAAAACATAAGAAAAACATAATTATGTTTAAAAAgacaattaatatattttttaaatcaaatatatGATGTTACAACATACCAGCACATTGTTTCTGAAGTGTTACTGCACAGAAATTGATACTACTTTGATTGTTCAATGCATTTACATTAGCTACAGCCTTTTCTGATGTGATAGTTTCCGTTTTTTCCttttcatttcgatttctcTCATTTAACTCGTTAAAACTGGCTTTATTTAAATTAGTCTTTGAAAGTCTAGCCTTCGTTTTTCGAGATGGTGATTTAGGTGTAGCAAATTTAGTTCTATTAGGAGATTTATTATTTTcctaataaagaaatatatcaGTTGTACTTCTAAATgatatacaaataatatttaaatatattcagaaatgaaaattaaaaaaaaagaagtaattaCCTTCACTGAATAGCTGTGACTAAAGAGTCTTGATGAACGCCTAACATTGGTACCTTGTAGTGTTGGTGCTGCAGGTGTTGGAGTAGTAGGCGTTACTGTTACAATATTAGCGCTATTACTTGTATTTCCCGACTGTGAAAATACTGGTTTTCCTTGCTGCAAAGGTGTTTCTTTTCTTGACATTAATTGCTGTGGAATAAAACATTATATAACACATTGCACAATACGATATgtgttgcatatttaaaaatatgataATTGATATTTAAATCTTACCCCCACATGGGCCCTTAAACTAGTGACACGTTTTACTAAACTTTTCTGATCATTAGTTTCTGTAAGAGTAGTATGTGAAGGTAGAACTGTTGGTTCGGGTGTATTACTTTCCAAAGGTAAGATACCAAAACTTGGTGTAAGAGGGCTCATAGTATTATTAAACATACTACGGTATCGTGGAAGTTTAGCTCTTGGCGATATCGAAGAACAATTACTATAATGTGTAGGTAAGTTTTGTGGGCTCTCATCTGCAGAAGAATATAACCGTATAGCAGGTCCTATACCATTCATTATAGTTGATGCTGTTGTCATTTGTGCAGGAGTACTAAAAGATGTAAATAATGCAGTAACATGATATAAACATATATACATTGCCACAATAAATGTGTACATACACACTGGTGCCATTTGTAGTAGGTGTACCATTTGAATTATTAGTAGGTACAATGAGATCAGATTCAGTGGCATATATGGGAGTAGATATACTACCATGGCACATTGCAAAATTGTCTAACTTATCTAactgaaaaatttttgcaggatcTACTACTTCACCAACATTACACAATTCTTCAAACGAATGCCAAAGAAACGGATTCAACTTTAAAGCCAATTTATGTGCATCATTTCCCTTTGCAGTGCGCATCATTTTGTAATAAATCTTAGCTATAATCTGAAGTGAAAAACATGCATGTTCACCAAACTGAGTTATGATTTCttctaaatttttcaattgtttgtaGTATCCTCCTATTATCGCTGCTTCTGCTTCTGCATatctaaaaatttaaatattgggaCATAGTAacataaaaaaaacattaaaataaagtaattttaCACTTACTTTTCTAAATCATAACAACATTTTGCCAAGAGAAATCTGCATTGTGCAGAATTTGGGGATTTTTTAGAAAGTAATGCATAAGCTTGTCTAACTCGTCCTGAACGATAATAACATGTTGCCAAAAGGAATAAAGTTTCTTCAGTGTCAACTATAAAATACTTCAATTAGTaacataatattataattataggatacaaagataaattaattaattaaaaagtcaTATCTAAAAAAGATCAAAAACTTGCCTTCCGCACACAACCTTTCTGCTAAAAATATTGCATCTGGATAAGCATAATGATTTAAACAATGCCATATGGCTGCCTGTAATTATATATAGCATAATATACTGACAAAACATGTGTGAATATACAACAATGAAAGTGATTAATTATTATGCTCCTACAAAACACGAAATACATACATGGTGTCTATATAATTAATAGTCTACAAAATAACAAATTCAAAGTAAtccaaatttataaatttagatATAAAATACGAGAAAAAACTCATAAACGTCGTAAACGTTTGTACTTATTTATAGTCCTATCCCCTTCCATTTACGTCCATTTCGTAAAAGCAAACAACCCTAAAGAAGTACACCCTCACGGAAAAATGCATTTACTGGAATATTGGATACAATCTTGATGACTTGCTAAAAGGTATAATTTCACCAAACAAATACAACATCATAGGatactgcgcaaatcttgaaaTCCATTTCTTGTTGAGAAAGAAATATACGCACAAACAGTTTAAATTTCTGATGTCAGTATCAATAAGTGTGGATGCGCCCCGATAGAAAATCGCACGTCACTGGCAGTCTCCTTCTAAACTCTAATGATTTTACCTGCACTGGCTCCTGTACGATCATCGTTCACACGGCAAGCTCGGTCATATAAGAATAATCTCAAACGTTTCAAggaaatttaacgaagaaaatCCAAAGTCGAATGACTGCtgtgtataaaaatttcttagGAGTCCAtctttgctccgattcttttgaAGTGAACAACTGACTTCAGAACAAAGGTTTGCCAACATTACAGAAACGTCATCtctaaaagaaattaatagataTATGTACATAAGTGTTGTAGCTATATTCAGAGAGCAAATGTCCATGTTCAATAGCTTTgctatacaaatataaataatgttaaATTGATTACCAACGTATTTTATTAACACTTTTTAAACGCACAGAACATGCGAAAACTAAATTTTCATAATAATCCgtgttaataaatatttgtgcaaatattatttaaagttcTTATAAGGGAAATACATTTTAAATCATTAAAacttgaaaaattgttcatGACATTGGTATTAACTCTTTGAGTGCTATGGATGCATATATGAGTAGAGAAAGCTATTGATGTGGACTATGGGCGCATATATCCATCCAAAGAAAGTTATTGGTGCAAACTGTAAACACGTATACATCTGTTCAAAAATAActttctcgtattatttaattcgggataaaagaattacaattataatttagTTGTACCTTGTACGTTCAATCGTCAAAATTCACGttagtaaaaaaatattctgtcTACAGCGATCGCAACCGCTGGACGCGCCGTTCATGCGAATTACTTCGACCAAGAGTAATCACGATTCAAAGGGTTAAAATAATTACTATATAGGTATATGAACATGCTGCATTAGCAGTAATAACTGCAGATATGTATGTTTATCATATTCCTCTATGCTTTCTCTTAACACTTGATTTTGAAAGCATTATAAAATGCcagacaatttttgaaaatccaAACAAATAATTTTACTACGTTTGGTTGGTAACACGAAAATGCAACTTCTTACCGTAGACTTCTTACCGTAATAGTATCacaatatttatagaaatttgATAATTATGACATATGCTTCATTAAgcatttaacaaattttaatacataaataaattaataggtttaaattactatttttatatatatatacatgtatatctcAATTGGTTACACAAATATTAGTCATTGCAATAAGAATAAACGCATATCATCTTAAACTTAagcaatatatttaataaattttactgtaaatacaattttaaagtAACGTTTTAAAAGAgaaacattaatttaattaagatATTAATATGAAAAAAGTGTATTTAAGCAATTTTGCTTGTAAATTATACATTTGGTAACTGTGTAAGTATTTATTTAGATACATCTTAAAAtacgtatttaaatataaaataaatacgtatTGTTTTACAGATTCTATAAATACTAAAAAGACTAtgattatgtaatattttacactGCAAAGATGTATTGTTTATTACGTCCTTGTTTCCACACAAGTTTTCATCTTGCCTCAAAAATCAGATTAAAATATGTTTGCATTTGTATTGGCTTTATCATGCTCCTTGATTTTTTTGGAGCATTCACACATTTTCTTGAAGTCACATAtgattcaaattttgtttatcCTTATGAAGGCAGTACACATGAATTTGTAAATGCATTACGACATAATGAAAAACCTACTGTTGATCCTATAAATAAGTACAATTATACATTTGTACTAGATAATAAACAAAAATGCATAGATGCAGCATATAGCAGTTTTCGTGTTGTATACGTAGTAAAATCTGCCATAGAACATTTTGAAAGAAGATTGGCAATTAGAAACTCTTGGGGTTTTGAAAAGAGATTCTTTGATGTACCTTcaagaacaatttttatattaggTGTACATCCATCTGATAATGTACTTCAAGCAAAAGTAGAGATAGAGGCTGCAAAATATAAAGATATTGTACAAGGAAATTTCACAGACACATATTACAATAACACTATTAAAACCATGATGGGTTTTAAGTGGTTAGTAGAACATTGTTCAAAT
The sequence above is drawn from the Ptiloglossa arizonensis isolate GNS036 chromosome 1, iyPtiAriz1_principal, whole genome shotgun sequence genome and encodes:
- the Cdc27 gene encoding cell division cycle protein 27, coding for MIVQEPVQAAIWHCLNHYAYPDAIFLAERLCAEVDTEETLFLLATCYYRSGRVRQAYALLSKKSPNSAQCRFLLAKCCYDLEKYAEAEAAIIGGYYKQLKNLEEIITQFGEHACFSLQIIAKIYYKMMRTAKGNDAHKLALKLNPFLWHSFEELCNVGEVVDPAKIFQLDKLDNFAMCHGSISTPIYATESDLIVPTNNSNGTPTTNGTSVTPAQMTTASTIMNGIGPAIRLYSSADESPQNLPTHYSNCSSISPRAKLPRYRSMFNNTMSPLTPSFGILPLESNTPEPTVLPSHTTLTETNDQKSLVKRVTSLRAHVGQLMSRKETPLQQGKPVFSQSGNTSNSANIVTVTPTTPTPAAPTLQGTNVRRSSRLFSHSYSVKENNKSPNRTKFATPKSPSRKTKARLSKTNLNKASFNELNERNRNEKEKTETITSEKAVANVNALNNQSSINFCAVTLQKQCAEGLMSLLRELGLAYQHLSQFNCTQADEILSILPARHYNTGWVLSMLARAHFEMIDYKKAASYFAEVRQLEPQRTELMEIYSTVLWHLHAEVQLSTLAQELVSEDRNSPAAWCATGNLFSAQTEHETAIKFFQRAIQVDPNFPYAYTLLGHEYVMTEELDKAITAFRNAIRLDSRHYNAWFGLGTIFSKQEQYSLAELHFKRALQINPQNSAIMCHIGVVQHALKKTDQALKTLNTAIANDHNNTLCKFHRASINFSIGRHAEALREFEELKNIVPKESLVYYSIGKVHKKLGNTHLALMYFSWATDLDPKGVNSQIKEAILSPGQGDEESPATQSDEPQAQNNSMEQEIESNREGSAPGLAANVSVEAHADDSDDSL